Proteins from a single region of Streptomyces vinaceus:
- a CDS encoding WD40/YVTN/BNR-like repeat-containing protein: protein MSEVILLAGTRKGLFIGRRRGDGPWELDGPHFNAQAVYAVAVDRRGPVPRLLVGADSLHWGPSVFSSDDLGANWHEPAAPAVKFPKDTGASLERVWQLHPAGPEAPDVVYAGTEPAALFRSTDRGESFELVRPLWEHPSRGSWVPGGGGEGLHTVLTDPADPAKVTVAVSTAGVFRTHDGGAHWTPSNDGVSAVFLPDPHPEFGQCVHKIAQDAGDRKRLYLQNHWGVYRSDDAGARWTDIGAGLPSDFGFAVAAHPHRPDTAYVFPLNADSDRVPAERRCRVFRTQDAGATWEPLARGLPAGDHYGTVLRDALCTDDADPAGIYFGNRNGELYASHDDGDSWRLLAEHLPDVLCVRAAVIAH, encoded by the coding sequence ATGTCAGAGGTGATCCTGCTCGCGGGGACCCGCAAAGGCCTGTTCATCGGCCGCAGGAGGGGCGACGGGCCCTGGGAGCTCGACGGACCCCATTTCAACGCCCAGGCCGTCTACGCCGTCGCGGTCGACCGGCGCGGGCCCGTCCCGCGGCTGCTGGTCGGCGCGGACAGCCTGCACTGGGGGCCGTCCGTGTTCAGCTCCGACGACCTCGGGGCGAACTGGCACGAGCCCGCCGCGCCCGCCGTGAAGTTCCCGAAGGACACCGGCGCCTCGCTGGAACGGGTCTGGCAGCTGCATCCGGCCGGCCCCGAGGCTCCCGACGTGGTGTACGCGGGGACGGAGCCGGCGGCCCTGTTCCGCTCGACGGACCGGGGGGAGTCGTTCGAGCTGGTCCGCCCGTTGTGGGAGCACCCGAGCCGCGGGAGCTGGGTGCCGGGCGGCGGAGGTGAGGGCCTGCACACGGTGCTGACCGATCCGGCCGACCCCGCCAAGGTGACGGTGGCGGTCTCCACGGCGGGGGTGTTCCGGACCCACGACGGCGGCGCCCACTGGACCCCGTCCAACGACGGGGTCTCGGCCGTCTTCCTGCCGGATCCGCATCCGGAGTTCGGCCAGTGCGTGCACAAGATCGCCCAGGACGCCGGGGACCGGAAGCGGCTGTACCTCCAGAACCACTGGGGCGTGTACCGCAGCGACGACGCCGGCGCCCGGTGGACCGACATCGGCGCCGGCCTGCCCTCCGACTTCGGCTTCGCCGTGGCCGCGCACCCGCACCGGCCGGACACCGCGTACGTCTTCCCGCTCAACGCCGACTCCGACCGCGTCCCGGCGGAGCGCCGCTGCCGGGTCTTCCGGACGCAGGACGCGGGCGCGACCTGGGAGCCGCTCGCCCGCGGACTGCCGGCCGGCGACCACTACGGGACGGTGCTGCGGGACGCCCTGTGCACGGACGACGCGGACCCGGCGGGGATCTACTTCGGCAACCGCAACGGCGAGTTGTACGCCAGCCACGACGACGGGGACAGCTGGCGACTGCTGGCCGAGCACCTGCCCGACGTCCTGTGCGTACGGGCGGCGGTCATCGCTCACTGA
- a CDS encoding wax ester/triacylglycerol synthase family O-acyltransferase, with product MATEHLSPLDLAFWRIESAAHPMHLGALAVFEAAGQDTSGPDRAAAPADPAVRAAALLTARCSAVPGLRRRIHDVLLPVGAAAWSSDADFDPARHVFLVRTPDPEAAAGPLMARPLDRGRPPWEAHVLAGPDPRSFAVLFKFHHALADGLGALALAAMLFDEGPPVRGPARPAPAARPAAGPTLRSLPGMLAARVQDVGQALEIGASVARAGLPLGVPAALTAAPARTGTRAVAGLALDLDDVNRIRKVAGGTVNDVLIALVAGALRRWLLGRGDPAPEGPGPRALIPVSRRRPGGAAKGGNRLSGYLLRLPLAEPDPLLRLDRVRLGMDRNKEAGPARGAGAVALLADHVHPLGHRLGGPLVAQAARMLFDILVTSVPLPGFTFSLGGSRVREVYPLAPLARGHSLAVAVSTYKDTVHYGLVADAAAVPDLAALAEALRAELDELVREVS from the coding sequence GTGGCCACCGAGCACCTGTCACCGCTCGACCTCGCCTTCTGGCGGATCGAATCCGCCGCCCACCCCATGCACCTCGGCGCCCTCGCGGTCTTCGAGGCCGCTGGGCAGGACACCTCCGGCCCCGACCGCGCGGCCGCCCCGGCCGATCCCGCCGTCCGCGCCGCCGCATTGCTGACCGCCCGCTGCTCCGCCGTCCCCGGCCTGCGCCGCCGCATCCACGACGTGCTGCTGCCGGTCGGGGCGGCCGCCTGGTCGTCGGACGCGGACTTCGATCCCGCCCGGCACGTGTTCCTCGTACGCACCCCCGATCCGGAAGCCGCCGCCGGGCCGCTGATGGCGCGGCCGCTGGACCGGGGCCGGCCGCCCTGGGAGGCGCACGTCCTGGCCGGGCCCGACCCGCGCTCCTTCGCGGTGCTCTTCAAGTTCCACCACGCCCTCGCCGACGGGCTCGGGGCCCTCGCGCTGGCGGCCATGCTCTTCGACGAGGGCCCGCCCGTACGGGGTCCCGCGCGCCCTGCCCCGGCAGCCCGGCCCGCCGCCGGCCCCACCCTGCGCAGCCTCCCCGGGATGCTCGCGGCCCGGGTCCAGGACGTCGGCCAGGCCCTGGAGATCGGCGCCTCCGTGGCCCGCGCCGGACTGCCCCTCGGGGTCCCGGCGGCCCTGACCGCGGCCCCGGCGCGGACCGGCACCCGCGCGGTCGCCGGCCTCGCGCTCGACCTCGACGACGTCAACCGCATCCGCAAGGTCGCCGGAGGCACCGTCAACGACGTGCTGATCGCGCTCGTCGCCGGCGCCCTGCGGCGCTGGCTGCTGGGCCGCGGCGACCCGGCGCCCGAGGGGCCCGGTCCGCGCGCCCTGATACCGGTCTCCCGCCGCAGGCCGGGCGGCGCCGCGAAGGGCGGCAACCGGCTCTCCGGCTACCTGCTCAGGCTCCCGCTCGCCGAACCGGACCCGCTGCTGCGCCTGGACCGGGTGCGGCTCGGCATGGACCGCAACAAGGAGGCGGGACCGGCCCGCGGCGCCGGGGCCGTGGCCCTGCTCGCCGACCACGTCCACCCGCTCGGCCACCGGCTCGGCGGTCCGCTGGTCGCGCAGGCGGCCCGGATGCTCTTCGACATCCTCGTCACCAGCGTTCCGCTGCCGGGCTTCACCTTCTCCCTCGGCGGCAGCCGGGTCCGGGAGGTCTACCCGCTGGCCCCGCTGGCGCGCGGCCACTCCCTCGCGGTCGCGGTCTCCACCTACAAGGACACGGTCCACTACGGCCTGGTGGCGGACGCGGCCGCCGTGCCCGACCTGGCGGCCCTGGCGGAGGCGCTGCGCGCGGAGCTCGACGAGCTTGTACGAGAGGTCTCGTAG
- a CDS encoding NADH:flavin oxidoreductase/NADH oxidase, giving the protein MSAAPLAPAAPETHAAALFAPFTLRSVTVPNRIWMAPMCQYVAEASGPEAGVAQAWHFAHYAARAVGGTGLILQEATAVSPEGRISPYDLGIWNDAQAEALRPITSFIKAQGAVPGIQIGHAGRKASTGRPWEGGGYVGPEADGWLPSAPSPVPFAEGDPVPHELTTDEIHEITGQFAAAARRALAAGYEVVEIHGAHGYLIGQFLSSQINRRTDEYGGSFGNRARFALEVVDAVRAVWPEELPLFFRISATDWLEESGWTSEDTVRLAALLQGRGVDLLDVSTGGMAPKADIPAAPGFQVPFAAEVRAATGLPVAAVGLITEPEHAAAILADGQADAVLLGRELLRDPYWARTAAAALGAERAAEPSTGVRVPVSYHRAW; this is encoded by the coding sequence ATGAGTGCTGCCCCCCTCGCCCCCGCCGCCCCCGAGACCCACGCCGCGGCCCTCTTCGCACCCTTCACCCTGCGCTCGGTCACCGTGCCGAACCGGATCTGGATGGCGCCGATGTGCCAGTACGTCGCCGAGGCCTCGGGGCCGGAGGCGGGCGTGGCCCAGGCCTGGCACTTCGCGCACTACGCCGCCCGCGCGGTGGGCGGCACCGGCCTGATCCTCCAGGAGGCCACCGCCGTCTCCCCGGAGGGCCGGATCTCCCCCTACGACCTCGGCATCTGGAACGACGCGCAGGCCGAGGCGCTGCGTCCCATCACCTCCTTCATCAAGGCCCAGGGCGCGGTGCCGGGAATCCAGATCGGCCATGCCGGCCGCAAGGCGTCCACCGGCCGGCCCTGGGAGGGCGGCGGGTACGTCGGCCCCGAGGCGGACGGCTGGCTGCCGAGCGCCCCGAGCCCGGTGCCGTTCGCCGAGGGCGACCCGGTGCCGCACGAGCTGACGACCGACGAGATCCACGAGATCACCGGGCAGTTCGCGGCCGCCGCGCGGCGCGCGCTGGCCGCGGGCTACGAGGTCGTCGAGATCCACGGCGCCCACGGCTACCTCATCGGCCAGTTCCTCTCCTCGCAGATCAACCGCCGCACCGACGAGTACGGCGGCTCCTTCGGCAACCGGGCCCGCTTCGCCCTCGAAGTCGTCGACGCCGTACGGGCGGTGTGGCCCGAGGAGCTCCCGCTGTTCTTCCGGATCTCCGCCACCGACTGGCTGGAGGAGTCCGGCTGGACCTCCGAGGACACGGTCCGGCTGGCGGCACTGCTCCAGGGCCGCGGGGTGGACCTCCTGGACGTGTCCACCGGCGGAATGGCCCCGAAGGCGGACATCCCGGCGGCGCCCGGGTTCCAGGTGCCGTTCGCAGCCGAGGTCAGGGCAGCCACCGGCCTGCCGGTGGCCGCAGTCGGGCTGATCACCGAGCCGGAGCACGCCGCCGCGATCCTGGCCGACGGGCAGGCGGACGCGGTCCTGCTGGGCCGCGAGCTGCTGCGCGACCCCTACTGGGCGCGTACCGCGGCCGCGGCCCTGGGTGCCGAGCGCGCCGCCGAACCGTCCACCGGGGTACGGGTGCCCGTCTCGTACCACCGTGCCTGGTAG